The DNA segment GCGTAAATACGTGCTCTTTCTAGACGTTTTTTAAACCGATAGGAATCGAGTAACTCTAACCAACGTTGTACCCACCATTGTTCATTCATTTAAATTTCTAGCTCGATAAAAAGTCTCTAAACTATGACTATTACCCACAAAACGCCAATGCCAAGGTTCGTAATTAATTCCCTGGGGATTATTTTCGGGAAAAGAGAGCTCAAAACTATAGCGAGCAGCATTAGCTTGTAACCAGAGAAAAGCTTCAGTTTGAGCAAAACCTGGCTGTAGATGGGTAGCGGGAACTTTGCCATCACCTATATCTATAGCATAACCCGTGTGATGTTCACTATAACCAGGAGGAGCGCTCACTTCTGCTCTTTGGGTAGTTATTTGTCCTCGTTCTTCTTTAATACCAAAAAAGATGTTTTCTTGGTCATCGAGGGAGCGAAATCCCGAAATTGGTACTAAAATTATCCCTTCGGCTTGTGCGTCTGCTTGCATTTGTAAAAATCTTTCTGCTGCTGCTGAGCGTAATTTAA comes from the Gloeocapsa sp. DLM2.Bin57 genome and includes:
- a CDS encoding D-alanyl-D-alanine carboxypeptidase family protein; amino-acid sequence: MEDIPKALRKKYQPQKAKSLSPLLLAGGVFMVSLGIITLGLAFWLRPQQVQNLITEPAPEPIVTEQPTVTSIPEPLDNILGHLQYTEAPLDDLVAITPDQRIKLRSAAAERFLQMQADAQAEGIILVPISGFRSLDDQENIFFGIKEERGQITTQRAEVSAPPGYSEHHTGYAIDIGDGKVPATHLQPGFAQTEAFLWLQANAARYSFELSFPENNPQGINYEPWHWRFVGNSHSLETFYRARNLNE